The Mycolicibacterium mageritense genome contains a region encoding:
- a CDS encoding Rv3235 family protein, which produces MPEKTPEQPPITSPVIDYEPPPHRLGTPELCPAPTNLHRHNPRRLRLVEPPREHPPHTGATQFADMALRRVLEVVDRRRPPAQLRPLMRPPLVDVVVAFTHARHATTATLRRVRLRAAETAAAAEVFATYTRGPRVRAIAARVEFDGTRWQLTALQLG; this is translated from the coding sequence ATGCCCGAGAAAACGCCCGAGCAACCGCCGATCACCTCACCGGTGATCGACTACGAACCGCCGCCGCACCGGCTCGGCACGCCGGAATTGTGCCCGGCCCCGACCAACCTGCACCGGCACAATCCGCGCCGGTTGCGGTTGGTCGAACCACCGCGCGAGCATCCGCCGCACACCGGCGCCACGCAGTTCGCCGACATGGCGCTGCGCCGCGTGCTGGAGGTGGTCGACCGGCGCCGCCCGCCCGCCCAACTGCGGCCGTTGATGAGGCCACCGCTTGTCGACGTGGTCGTCGCGTTCACGCACGCACGGCACGCGACGACGGCCACGCTACGGCGGGTACGCCTGCGGGCCGCCGAGACGGCCGCGGCGGCCGAGGTGTTCGCCACCTACACGCGCGGTCCCCGCGTCCGCGCCATCGCCGCCAGGGTCGAATTCGACGGCACCCGTTGGCAATTGACCGCGCTGCAGCTCGGCTAG
- a CDS encoding DUF6912 family protein → MRVYIPTTLAALQQLVDDRSLRVVNGTAFAVTPTLREAYSHGDDDELAEVALRDAALASLRLIATGGPSELQPRRAVVVADADGVTARPDLDDAVVRLSGPVPIDAVVAVYVDNADAEPAVLAAVDVVDEADLGDEDAELTVGDAQDHDLAWYAPQELPFLLELL, encoded by the coding sequence GTGCGTGTGTACATCCCGACGACCCTGGCCGCCCTGCAGCAACTCGTCGACGACCGGTCGTTGCGGGTGGTGAACGGGACGGCCTTTGCGGTCACCCCGACGCTGCGGGAGGCTTACTCCCACGGCGACGACGACGAGCTCGCCGAGGTCGCGTTGCGCGATGCCGCGCTGGCATCGCTGCGCCTGATCGCGACGGGCGGGCCGTCCGAGCTGCAGCCGCGGCGGGCCGTGGTGGTGGCCGATGCGGACGGTGTCACCGCGCGCCCGGACCTGGACGACGCCGTGGTGCGGCTGTCCGGCCCGGTGCCCATCGATGCGGTGGTCGCCGTCTACGTCGACAACGCCGATGCCGAGCCGGCTGTGCTGGCCGCGGTCGACGTCGTCGACGAAGCGGATCTGGGCGACGAGGATGCCGAGCTCACCGTCGGGGACGCGCAAGATCACGACCTGGCGTGGTACGCGCCGCAAGAGCTGCCGTTCCTGCTCGAGCTGCTCTGA
- a CDS encoding WS/DGAT/MGAT family O-acyltransferase, which produces MVSRLSASDASFFHLENSSTPMYVGSLSILRKPRAGLSYETLLATVEQRLPQIPRYRQKVREVTLGLARPVWVDDPDFDITYHIRRSALPSPGSDAQLHDLVARLGSRPLDRTRPLWEMYLVEGLTKNRIAIYTKTHQALVNGMTALEIGHVIADRTQKPPEFGEDIWIPAREPSDRQLVMGAIGEWITRPTSQLAAVRDAVTELATNSSELAAVGRRVADVARTVARGTAPSSPLNTRVSRNRRFSVANHRLEDYRLVRARYDCDINDVVLAVVAGALRNWLLSRGEPVTPSTTVRAMAPMSVYPDAELDSTGPGQAISEVSPFLVDLPVGEGNPVVRLSQIAHATESHSTAASLVDARTIVTLSGFAPPTLHAMGIRVATGFSARLFNLLITNVPGAQKQMYVAGTKLLETYAVPPLLHNQVLAIGVTSYNGMLYYGINADRDAMSDVDVVPSLLRESLDEVLEAAR; this is translated from the coding sequence ATGGTGAGCAGGCTGTCGGCGTCCGACGCATCGTTTTTCCACCTGGAGAACTCCTCCACGCCGATGTACGTCGGTTCGCTGTCCATCCTGCGTAAGCCGCGCGCCGGGTTGAGTTACGAGACCCTGCTGGCGACCGTCGAACAGCGGTTGCCGCAGATCCCGCGGTACCGGCAGAAGGTCCGCGAGGTCACGTTGGGCCTGGCCCGCCCGGTGTGGGTGGACGACCCGGACTTCGACATCACCTACCACATCCGCCGCTCAGCGCTGCCGTCCCCGGGCAGTGACGCCCAGTTGCACGATCTGGTTGCCCGGCTGGGTTCCCGCCCGCTGGACCGCACCCGGCCGCTGTGGGAGATGTACCTGGTCGAAGGGCTCACCAAGAACCGGATCGCGATCTACACCAAGACGCATCAGGCGCTCGTGAACGGCATGACCGCACTCGAGATCGGCCACGTCATCGCCGACCGGACGCAGAAGCCGCCCGAGTTCGGGGAGGACATCTGGATCCCGGCGCGCGAGCCGAGTGACCGGCAGCTGGTGATGGGCGCGATAGGGGAGTGGATCACCCGCCCGACGAGCCAGCTCGCGGCCGTGCGCGACGCGGTGACCGAGCTTGCCACCAATTCCAGCGAGCTGGCCGCGGTCGGCCGCCGGGTCGCCGACGTGGCCCGTACCGTCGCGCGCGGCACCGCGCCGAGCAGCCCGCTCAACACGAGGGTTTCGCGCAATCGCCGGTTCTCGGTGGCCAACCACCGGCTTGAGGACTACCGGCTGGTGCGGGCGCGCTACGACTGCGACATCAACGACGTCGTACTCGCGGTCGTCGCCGGGGCGTTGCGCAACTGGCTGCTGTCCCGCGGCGAACCGGTGACCCCCAGCACGACGGTGCGTGCGATGGCGCCCATGTCGGTCTATCCCGACGCCGAACTCGACTCGACCGGGCCCGGCCAGGCCATCAGCGAGGTGTCGCCGTTCCTGGTGGATCTACCCGTCGGCGAGGGCAACCCCGTGGTGCGGCTGTCGCAGATCGCCCATGCCACCGAATCCCATTCCACCGCAGCCAGTCTGGTCGACGCCCGGACCATCGTGACGCTGTCGGGGTTCGCGCCGCCGACCTTGCACGCCATGGGGATCCGGGTCGCGACCGGCTTTTCGGCCCGGCTGTTCAACCTGTTGATCACCAACGTGCCCGGCGCGCAGAAACAGATGTACGTCGCGGGCACCAAGCTGCTGGAAACGTATGCGGTGCCGCCGCTGCTGCACAACCAGGTGCTGGCGATCGGTGTCACGTCCTACAACGGGATGCTGTACTACGGCATCAACGCCGACCGTGACGCCATGAGCGATGTCGACGTGGTTCCGAGCCTGCTGAGGGAGTCGCTCGACGAGGTGTTGGAAGCGGCGCGGTGA
- a CDS encoding ferredoxin reductase: MAKNYIKVSANVADTVRPTVAGAKQRPGWHALRTIAGRITTPLLPDDYLKLANPLWSARELRGRVLEVRQETEDSATLVIKPGWGFSFDYEPGQYVGIGVLLEGRWRWRSYSLTSPAEKGSAGGPRTITITVKAMPEGFLSSHLVNGLAPGTIVRLAAPQGNFVMPDPAPASVMFLTAGSGITPVISMLRTLVRRDQITDIVHLHSAPTESDMLFAEELAGLEKSHPGYRLQLRTTRTQGRLDLSRLADVVADWRDRQTWACGPEGMLNDAEKVWAGAGIPDNLHLERFAVSRAAPHGAGGTVTFERSGKEIEVDGATPLMDAGEQVGIRMPFGCRMGICQSCVVGLVDGHVRDLRTGVEHDPGTRIQTCVSAASGDCVLDV; encoded by the coding sequence GTGGCCAAGAACTACATCAAGGTCTCGGCCAATGTGGCCGACACCGTCCGACCCACAGTCGCAGGCGCCAAGCAGCGACCGGGTTGGCATGCGCTCCGGACCATCGCGGGACGGATCACCACACCGCTGCTGCCCGACGACTACCTGAAGCTGGCCAACCCGCTGTGGTCGGCCCGCGAGCTGCGCGGCCGCGTGCTGGAGGTCCGGCAGGAGACCGAGGATTCCGCCACGCTGGTGATCAAGCCGGGCTGGGGTTTCTCGTTCGACTACGAACCCGGCCAGTACGTCGGCATCGGTGTCCTGCTCGAGGGGCGCTGGCGCTGGCGGTCGTACTCGCTGACCTCGCCCGCCGAGAAGGGCTCTGCGGGCGGCCCGCGCACCATCACCATCACGGTCAAGGCCATGCCAGAGGGCTTCCTGTCCTCGCATCTGGTCAACGGGCTGGCGCCGGGCACCATCGTGCGGTTGGCCGCTCCGCAGGGCAATTTCGTCATGCCCGACCCGGCGCCCGCCTCGGTGATGTTCTTGACTGCGGGCTCTGGCATCACCCCGGTGATCTCGATGCTGCGTACCCTGGTGCGTCGCGATCAGATCACCGATATCGTCCACTTGCACTCGGCGCCAACGGAATCCGACATGCTGTTCGCCGAGGAACTGGCGGGGCTGGAGAAGTCCCATCCGGGCTACCGGCTACAGTTGCGCACCACACGGACCCAGGGCCGGCTCGACCTGTCCCGGCTGGCCGACGTGGTCGCAGACTGGCGGGACCGCCAGACCTGGGCGTGCGGGCCCGAAGGCATGCTCAACGACGCCGAAAAGGTGTGGGCAGGCGCGGGAATCCCGGACAATCTGCACCTGGAGCGGTTCGCGGTGTCGCGCGCCGCGCCACATGGTGCTGGCGGCACTGTGACCTTCGAGCGCAGCGGCAAGGAGATCGAGGTCGATGGCGCCACGCCGTTGATGGATGCAGGGGAGCAGGTCGGAATCCGGATGCCGTTCGGCTGCCGGATGGGCATCTGCCAATCCTGCGTCGTGGGTCTGGTCGACGGGCACGTGCGTGACTTGCGCACGGGCGTCGAACACGACCCGGGAACCCGGATTCAGACGTGCGTCTCGGCTGCTTCCGGCGACTGTGTACTGGACGTTTAG
- a CDS encoding BCCT family transporter has protein sequence MTAEIRKSRSAKNTQEAKKTEKALKSPTGEVVPHHPVLDVPVEHKAYTRSEGLDWVVFGVTALIAFGFLVWGFVSTDSLASASTSALAWVMDKTGWLFVLTASGFVVFVVWLAMSRYGNIPLGRDDEEPEFRTVSWIAMMFSAGMGIGLMFFGVSEPLSHFATPPPGTGPAGNPDAAQTAMATTMFHWTLHPWGIYAVVGLAIAYGVYRKGRLQLISAAFEPLLGERANGPWGKVIDMLAIFATLFGSAASLGLGALQIRSGLHIVAGVGETGNAILIVIISVLTVAFVLSAVSGVARGIQWLSNINMVLAVTLAFFIFVVGPTVFMFNLVPTSIGSYVQDLAMMSARTGAEGPDVNAWLQTWTIFYWAWWISWTPFVGMFIARISRGRTIRQFVAGVLLVPSVVSLIWFCVFGGAAIHEQQNGVDLAGEGSVEQQLFSLLDQYPLATVASILVMLLVAIFFVSGADAASIVMGSLSERGTIKPTRPTVIFWGVATGAVAAVMLLVGGADALNGLQTITIIAALPFVVVMIGLAVALVRDLRSDPLVVRRRYAVEAVNDAVVAGVTQHGDDFVIAVEKDPGADKTTDG, from the coding sequence ATGACCGCTGAGATACGAAAAAGTAGATCCGCCAAGAACACGCAAGAAGCCAAGAAAACAGAAAAAGCACTCAAGTCGCCGACCGGTGAAGTGGTGCCGCACCACCCCGTGCTCGACGTACCGGTCGAGCACAAGGCCTACACCCGCTCAGAGGGGCTCGACTGGGTGGTTTTCGGGGTCACGGCCCTGATCGCGTTCGGATTCCTGGTGTGGGGATTCGTCAGCACCGATTCGCTCGCATCGGCATCGACCAGCGCACTGGCGTGGGTGATGGACAAGACGGGTTGGCTGTTCGTCCTGACGGCATCGGGATTCGTGGTGTTCGTGGTGTGGCTTGCGATGAGCCGCTACGGCAACATCCCGCTGGGCCGCGACGACGAGGAACCGGAATTCCGCACCGTGTCGTGGATCGCGATGATGTTCAGTGCCGGTATGGGTATCGGCCTGATGTTCTTCGGGGTCTCCGAACCGCTGTCGCATTTCGCCACCCCGCCGCCGGGAACCGGACCGGCAGGAAATCCTGACGCGGCGCAGACCGCGATGGCCACCACGATGTTCCACTGGACCCTGCATCCGTGGGGCATCTACGCCGTCGTCGGCCTGGCCATCGCCTACGGGGTCTACCGCAAGGGCAGGCTGCAGCTGATCAGCGCGGCGTTCGAGCCGCTGCTGGGGGAGCGCGCCAACGGGCCGTGGGGCAAGGTCATCGACATGCTGGCGATCTTCGCCACGCTGTTCGGGTCGGCGGCCTCACTCGGCCTGGGTGCGTTGCAGATCCGCAGTGGTCTGCACATCGTGGCAGGCGTCGGGGAGACCGGAAACGCCATCCTGATCGTGATCATCTCGGTTCTCACCGTCGCGTTCGTGCTGTCGGCGGTGTCGGGTGTCGCCCGCGGCATCCAGTGGCTGTCCAACATCAACATGGTCCTGGCCGTCACCCTTGCGTTTTTCATCTTCGTGGTCGGGCCGACCGTTTTCATGTTCAACCTGGTGCCCACGTCCATCGGCAGTTACGTGCAAGATCTGGCGATGATGTCGGCCCGCACCGGGGCCGAAGGGCCGGATGTCAACGCGTGGCTGCAGACCTGGACCATCTTCTACTGGGCGTGGTGGATCTCCTGGACCCCGTTCGTCGGCATGTTCATCGCCCGCATCTCACGGGGGCGCACCATCCGGCAGTTCGTCGCGGGTGTGCTGTTGGTGCCGAGTGTGGTGTCGCTGATCTGGTTCTGCGTCTTCGGCGGCGCGGCCATCCACGAGCAGCAGAACGGTGTGGACCTGGCCGGGGAGGGCAGCGTCGAACAGCAGCTGTTCAGCCTGCTCGACCAGTATCCGCTCGCGACGGTGGCAAGCATCCTGGTGATGCTGCTGGTGGCAATCTTCTTCGTGTCGGGTGCCGACGCCGCGTCGATCGTGATGGGCTCGCTGTCCGAGCGGGGCACCATCAAGCCGACGCGGCCGACGGTCATCTTCTGGGGTGTCGCGACCGGTGCGGTCGCGGCGGTCATGTTGCTGGTGGGCGGCGCCGACGCGCTCAACGGCCTGCAGACCATCACGATCATCGCCGCGCTGCCGTTCGTGGTGGTCATGATCGGGCTCGCGGTCGCGTTGGTGCGCGATCTGCGCAGTGACCCGCTGGTGGTGCGGCGGCGCTACGCGGTCGAAGCCGTCAACGACGCGGTGGTCGCGGGCGTGACGCAGCACGGTGACGATTTCGTGATCGCGGTCGAGAAGGATCCAGGCGCCGACAAAACCACGGACGGCTAA
- a CDS encoding fatty acid desaturase family protein encodes MAITDVPAFAHLTDADIENLGIELDAIRQDIEDSRGERDARYIRRTIAAQRALEVSGRLMLAASSRRSAWWAGTVTLGVAKIIENMEIGHNVMHGQWDWMNDPEIHSSSWEWDMSGASKHWRFTHNFMHHKYTNILGMDDDVGYGLIRVTRDQKWKPFNLLNLFYNTMLCTLFEWGVGLQHLELGKIFKGRDDRKATLIRVKEFGIKAGHQVAKDYVVFPALTSLSPGATYKSTLKANAVANIIRNVWANAVIFCGHFPDGAEKFTKTDMVGESRGHWYLRQMLGSANFENGPVLRFMSGNLCHQIEHHLYPDLPSNRLYEISIRVRALCDKYDLPYTTGSFLVQYGKAWRTIAKLSLPDRFLRDTADDAPETHSERMFDQLEGGYGITDPVTGRRRGLKAAMTSVREWRRERTAAKRVAKRAA; translated from the coding sequence ATGGCTATCACCGACGTTCCCGCGTTCGCGCATCTGACCGATGCCGATATCGAGAACCTGGGCATCGAGCTCGATGCGATCCGTCAGGACATCGAAGACTCCCGCGGGGAGCGCGATGCGCGCTACATCCGCCGCACCATCGCCGCCCAGCGCGCCCTTGAGGTGTCCGGCCGGCTGATGTTGGCGGCCAGCTCGCGCCGCTCTGCCTGGTGGGCGGGCACCGTGACTTTGGGCGTGGCCAAGATCATCGAGAACATGGAGATCGGCCACAACGTCATGCACGGCCAGTGGGATTGGATGAACGATCCCGAGATCCACTCCTCGTCGTGGGAGTGGGACATGAGCGGGGCGTCCAAGCACTGGCGCTTCACCCACAACTTCATGCATCACAAGTACACGAACATCCTGGGCATGGACGACGATGTGGGCTACGGGCTCATCCGCGTCACGCGTGATCAGAAGTGGAAGCCGTTCAACCTGCTCAACCTGTTCTACAACACCATGTTGTGCACGTTGTTCGAATGGGGCGTGGGGCTGCAGCACCTGGAGCTCGGCAAGATCTTCAAGGGCCGCGACGATCGCAAGGCCACGTTGATCCGGGTCAAGGAGTTCGGCATCAAGGCGGGCCACCAGGTCGCCAAGGACTACGTGGTGTTCCCCGCGCTGACGTCGCTTTCGCCGGGAGCGACCTACAAGTCGACGCTCAAGGCCAACGCGGTGGCCAACATCATTCGCAACGTGTGGGCCAACGCCGTGATCTTCTGCGGTCATTTCCCCGACGGCGCAGAGAAATTCACCAAGACCGACATGGTCGGCGAGAGCCGCGGTCACTGGTATCTGCGGCAGATGCTGGGCAGCGCGAACTTCGAGAACGGGCCGGTGCTGCGGTTCATGAGCGGCAACCTGTGCCACCAGATCGAGCACCACCTGTACCCGGATCTGCCGAGCAACCGGCTCTACGAGATCTCGATCCGCGTCCGGGCGCTGTGCGACAAGTACGACCTGCCCTACACCACGGGATCGTTCCTGGTGCAGTACGGCAAGGCGTGGCGGACCATCGCCAAGCTGTCGCTGCCGGACCGGTTCCTGCGCGACACCGCCGACGATGCGCCCGAGACCCACAGCGAGCGGATGTTCGATCAGCTCGAGGGTGGTTACGGCATCACCGATCCCGTCACCGGGCGGCGGCGCGGTCTCAAGGCCGCGATGACGTCGGTGCGGGAGTGGCGCCGCGAGCGCACCGCGGCCAAGCGGGTTGCCAAGCGCGCCGCATAA
- a CDS encoding metal-dependent hydrolase family protein, with the protein MRNLHIIAALSLMLAGVGCSPGGDRPGATSAPPPAGSSPSARTPGPGGDNAAADGDPAPAPVEFRNVRIFDGRSATLSAPSNVLVKGNRIDKISTEPLPPEPGATVIDGGGRTLMPGLIDNHWHTMLVRPPVTQLTTLDPGYLNLLAGAEATDTLMRGFTTVRDLGGPSFGLKRAIDEGVIDGPRIFPSGAIITVTSGHGDFRTPADLPRNPGGNLSHQEELGAAMVADSPDEVRMRTREQLFQGASQIKLTAGGGVSSPHSPLDVTTFTEPELRAATEAAANWGTYVTVHAYTPQTIQQAIRAGVMCVEHAHLMDEATAKEMADNNIWLSTQPIPAEMIGAFPPGSDEAAKAKEIVDGVANVYQLARKYKLKTAFGTDILFSPQLAPKQGALLAGLGRWFSPAETLTMATATNGELLAMSGKRSPYPGKLGVVEQGALADLLLVDGDPLSNLQLIADPGRNFKIIMKDGKVYKNTLPA; encoded by the coding sequence TTGCGGAATCTGCACATCATCGCGGCCCTCTCACTGATGCTCGCCGGCGTCGGATGTTCGCCCGGCGGCGACAGACCCGGAGCGACGAGTGCGCCACCACCGGCCGGATCGAGCCCGTCGGCGCGGACCCCCGGCCCGGGCGGCGACAACGCCGCGGCCGATGGCGATCCGGCGCCCGCGCCGGTGGAGTTCCGCAACGTGCGGATCTTCGACGGCCGCAGCGCCACCCTCTCGGCGCCGTCGAATGTCCTGGTGAAGGGCAACCGCATCGACAAGATCTCGACCGAGCCACTGCCGCCCGAGCCCGGCGCCACGGTCATCGACGGGGGCGGCCGCACGTTGATGCCCGGGCTCATCGACAACCACTGGCACACCATGCTCGTGCGCCCGCCGGTGACCCAGCTGACGACCTTGGATCCCGGATACCTGAACCTGTTGGCGGGCGCCGAGGCCACCGACACGTTGATGCGTGGCTTCACCACGGTCCGCGATCTCGGCGGTCCGAGTTTCGGCCTCAAGCGCGCCATCGACGAGGGCGTCATCGACGGCCCGCGCATCTTCCCGTCGGGCGCCATCATCACGGTCACGAGCGGGCACGGAGATTTCCGGACACCCGCGGACCTGCCGCGCAATCCCGGTGGGAACCTGTCGCATCAGGAGGAACTCGGTGCCGCAATGGTCGCCGACAGCCCAGACGAGGTGCGGATGCGCACGCGCGAGCAGTTGTTTCAGGGCGCGTCGCAGATCAAACTGACCGCGGGCGGCGGGGTGTCGTCGCCGCACAGCCCGCTCGACGTCACGACGTTCACCGAACCCGAGCTGCGGGCGGCCACCGAGGCCGCCGCAAACTGGGGCACGTATGTGACGGTGCACGCGTACACGCCGCAGACCATCCAGCAGGCGATCCGTGCCGGTGTGATGTGCGTCGAGCACGCGCACCTGATGGACGAGGCGACGGCAAAAGAGATGGCGGACAACAACATCTGGCTGAGTACTCAGCCCATCCCGGCCGAGATGATCGGCGCGTTCCCGCCGGGCTCCGATGAGGCCGCCAAGGCCAAGGAAATCGTCGACGGTGTCGCGAACGTCTATCAGTTGGCCCGCAAGTACAAGCTCAAGACGGCGTTCGGCACCGACATCCTGTTCTCGCCGCAACTCGCGCCCAAGCAGGGGGCGCTGCTGGCGGGGCTCGGCAGGTGGTTCTCGCCCGCCGAGACGTTGACGATGGCGACCGCCACCAACGGCGAACTGCTGGCGATGTCGGGCAAGCGCAGCCCGTACCCCGGGAAGCTCGGGGTGGTGGAGCAGGGCGCGCTGGCCGACCTGCTGCTGGTGGACGGGGATCCGCTGAGCAATCTGCAGCTGATCGCCGACCCGGGCCGCAACTTCAAGATCATCATGAAGGACGGAAAGGTGTACAAGAACACCCTGCCGGCGTAG
- the secA gene encoding preprotein translocase subunit SecA — protein MLSKLLRLGEGRMVKRLKKVADYVNTLSDDVEKLTDEELRAKTDEFKKRVADGEDLDDLLPEAFAVAREAAWRVLNQRHFDVQVMGGAALHFGNVAEMKTGEGKTLTAVLPSYLNALSGKGVHVVTVNDYLAKRDSEWMGRVHRFLGLDVGVILSGLTPEERRAAYAADITYGTNNEFGFDYLRDNMAHSVEDMVQRGHNFAIVDEVDSILIDEARTPLIISGPADGASNWYTEFARLAPLMKKDVHYEVDIKKRTIGVHEVGVEFVEDQLGIENLYEAANSPLVSYLNNALKAKELFERDKEYIVRDGEVLIVDEFTGRVLLGRRYNEGMHQAIEAKEHVEIKAENQTLATITLQNYFRLYDKLSGMTGTAETEAAELHEIYKLGVVPIPTNKPMIRADQSDLIYKTEEAKYIAVVDDVAERYEKGQPVLIGTTSVERSEYLSRQFTKRKIPHNVLNAKYHEQEANIIAEAGRLGAITVATNMAGRGTDIVLGGNVDFLADKRLREQGLDPVETPEEYEAAWEDTLKAIKAEAGKEAEKVVEAGGLYVLGTERHESRRIDNQLRGRSGRQGDPGESRFYLSLGDELMRRFNGATLESLLTRLNLPDDVPIEAKMVTRAIKSAQTQVEQQNFEVRKNVLKYDEVMNQQRKVIYKERRMILEGENLQKQAHDMLVDVITAYVDGATAEGYAEDWDLAKLWDALKTLYPVGIDHHDLIDSDAVGEPGELTRDELLDALIKDAERAYAEREKQLEEIAGEGAMRQLERNVLLNVIDRKWREHLYEMDYLKEGIGLRAMAQRDPLVEYQREGYDMFVAMLDGLKEESVGFLFNVQVEAAPAPAVAPVAAPQGLAEFAAAAAAKASEASEPGAEPAAEPAAAVATKERPPALRAKGIENESPQLTYTGPSEDGTAAVQRSGNGGGRHAAPAGGSRRERREAARRQAKAGKPSKSHRKG, from the coding sequence CCCTGCACTTCGGCAACGTCGCCGAGATGAAGACCGGTGAGGGCAAGACCCTGACCGCGGTGCTGCCGTCCTACCTCAACGCGCTCAGCGGCAAGGGCGTGCATGTCGTGACCGTCAACGACTACCTGGCCAAACGCGACAGCGAGTGGATGGGCCGCGTGCACCGCTTCCTGGGCCTCGACGTCGGCGTCATCCTGTCCGGGCTCACTCCCGAGGAACGCCGCGCGGCCTACGCCGCCGACATCACCTACGGCACCAACAACGAGTTCGGCTTCGACTACCTGCGCGACAACATGGCGCACTCGGTCGAGGACATGGTGCAGCGGGGCCACAACTTCGCGATCGTCGACGAGGTCGACTCGATCCTGATCGACGAGGCCCGCACGCCGCTGATCATCTCCGGCCCCGCCGACGGTGCCTCGAACTGGTACACCGAGTTCGCGCGCCTGGCTCCCCTGATGAAGAAGGACGTCCACTACGAGGTGGACATCAAGAAGCGCACCATCGGCGTGCACGAGGTCGGCGTCGAGTTCGTCGAAGACCAGCTCGGTATCGAGAACCTGTACGAAGCCGCGAACTCACCGCTGGTCAGCTACCTCAACAACGCGCTCAAGGCCAAGGAGCTGTTCGAGCGCGACAAGGAGTACATCGTCCGCGACGGCGAGGTGCTGATCGTCGACGAGTTCACGGGCCGCGTGCTGCTGGGCCGCCGCTACAACGAGGGCATGCACCAGGCCATCGAGGCCAAGGAACATGTCGAGATCAAGGCCGAGAACCAGACCCTGGCCACGATCACGCTGCAGAACTACTTCCGGCTCTACGACAAGCTCTCGGGCATGACCGGTACGGCCGAGACCGAGGCCGCCGAGCTGCACGAGATCTACAAGCTGGGCGTGGTGCCGATCCCGACCAACAAGCCGATGATCCGCGCCGACCAGTCCGACCTGATCTACAAGACCGAGGAAGCCAAGTACATCGCCGTCGTCGACGATGTCGCCGAACGCTACGAGAAGGGCCAGCCGGTCCTGATCGGCACGACCAGCGTCGAGCGTTCCGAGTACCTGTCGCGGCAGTTCACCAAGCGCAAGATCCCGCACAACGTGCTCAACGCGAAGTACCACGAGCAGGAGGCGAACATCATCGCCGAGGCCGGCCGGCTCGGCGCCATCACGGTCGCCACCAACATGGCAGGCCGTGGTACCGACATCGTGCTCGGCGGCAACGTCGACTTCCTGGCCGACAAGCGCCTGCGCGAGCAGGGCTTGGATCCGGTGGAGACGCCGGAAGAATACGAGGCGGCCTGGGAGGACACCCTCAAGGCCATCAAGGCCGAGGCAGGCAAGGAAGCCGAGAAGGTGGTCGAGGCCGGTGGGCTCTACGTCCTCGGCACCGAACGCCACGAGTCCCGTCGTATCGACAACCAGCTGCGCGGCCGCTCGGGTCGCCAGGGCGACCCGGGCGAATCCCGCTTCTATCTGTCGCTGGGGGACGAGTTGATGCGCCGGTTCAACGGCGCGACGCTGGAGTCGCTGCTGACCCGGCTCAACCTGCCCGACGACGTGCCGATCGAGGCCAAGATGGTCACGCGCGCCATCAAGAGCGCGCAGACGCAGGTCGAGCAGCAGAACTTCGAGGTCCGCAAGAACGTCCTCAAGTACGACGAGGTGATGAACCAGCAGCGCAAGGTCATCTACAAGGAACGCCGGATGATCCTGGAGGGCGAGAACCTTCAGAAGCAGGCGCACGACATGCTGGTCGACGTCATCACGGCATACGTCGACGGCGCCACCGCCGAGGGCTACGCCGAGGACTGGGATCTGGCCAAGCTCTGGGACGCGCTCAAGACGCTGTACCCGGTGGGTATCGATCACCACGATCTGATCGACTCCGACGCGGTCGGCGAGCCGGGCGAGCTGACCCGCGACGAGCTGCTCGACGCATTGATCAAGGACGCCGAGCGGGCCTACGCCGAGCGCGAGAAGCAGCTCGAGGAGATCGCCGGCGAGGGGGCCATGCGTCAGCTCGAACGCAACGTGCTGCTCAACGTGATCGACCGCAAGTGGCGTGAGCACCTCTACGAGATGGATTACCTCAAGGAGGGCATCGGCCTGCGCGCGATGGCGCAGCGTGACCCTCTGGTCGAATACCAGCGCGAGGGCTACGACATGTTCGTGGCCATGCTCGACGGCCTCAAAGAGGAGTCGGTCGGCTTCCTGTTCAACGTCCAGGTCGAGGCCGCGCCGGCCCCGGCGGTGGCCCCGGTGGCCGCACCGCAGGGCCTCGCGGAGTTCGCCGCGGCCGCGGCGGCAAAGGCTTCCGAGGCGTCGGAGCCCGGTGCCGAGCCGGCCGCCGAGCCCGCGGCGGCGGTGGCCACCAAGGAGCGCCCGCCGGCCCTGCGCGCCAAGGGGATCGAGAACGAGTCGCCGCAGCTGACCTACACCGGTCCGTCCGAGGACGGCACCGCCGCGGTGCAGCGGTCGGGCAACGGTGGGGGCCGGCATGCGGCACCAGCGGGTGGCAGTCGGCGCGAGCGGCGCGAAGCTGCCCGGCGGCAGGCCAAGGCGGGCAAGCCCAGCAAGTCGCACCGTAAGGGCTAG